The Hahella sp. HNIBRBA332 genome window below encodes:
- a CDS encoding DUF3592 domain-containing protein yields MDVLILLMGLTLITAGWVLIWEFTRFLHCAYAVQGRVVSLEPGYGMRKKMAQPGKASYSFFPVIEYQWQGDRIRFTSLDDKCIAGLQIGDQVQLSFSRSRRKHTRIGRLVALMIASMTMLVAGILGGAMLLGQQVDVLHILLGSVVLAICLFIIVLYLRQQDETAADSVHHVRRRVLNCVFLQEPTNVCHWRALFTNRRQRRRIWASRVLGGGCLATGAFLFAAAFFLGGAGLAPQLSDGEFTADAEFVQPATSRVVQHTVIRN; encoded by the coding sequence ATGGACGTCCTGATTCTGCTTATGGGCCTTACGCTCATTACTGCAGGGTGGGTCCTGATATGGGAGTTCACCCGGTTTCTTCACTGCGCTTACGCCGTTCAAGGGCGCGTCGTCTCGCTTGAGCCCGGTTATGGCATGCGCAAAAAAATGGCGCAGCCAGGCAAAGCGTCATACAGCTTTTTTCCTGTTATCGAATATCAATGGCAAGGCGATAGAATTCGCTTCACCTCTCTTGATGACAAGTGCATCGCTGGTCTGCAGATTGGCGATCAGGTCCAACTCTCATTCTCCCGTTCCCGTCGTAAGCATACTCGTATCGGCCGCTTAGTGGCGTTAATGATCGCCTCTATGACCATGCTGGTCGCTGGCATTCTCGGCGGCGCCATGCTGTTAGGACAGCAGGTGGATGTGTTGCATATCCTGCTGGGTTCGGTGGTGCTGGCTATTTGCCTCTTTATCATTGTGCTCTATTTGCGTCAGCAGGACGAAACCGCCGCAGACAGTGTTCATCACGTGCGCCGTCGCGTACTAAACTGCGTGTTTTTGCAGGAGCCCACCAATGTATGCCATTGGCGCGCTTTATTTACCAACCGCAGACAGCGTCGCCGCATTTGGGCGTCCCGAGTGCTGGGCGGAGGCTGTCTGGCGACAGGGGCTTTTCTGTTCGCAGCGGCTTTTTTCCTTGGCGGCGCTGGATTGGCCCCGCAATTATCGGACGGTGAGTTCACTGCGGATGCAGAGTTTGTTCAACCTGCTACAAGCCGTGTCGTGCAGCATACGGTCATTCGAAACTAG
- a CDS encoding DUF1631 family protein, which yields MQNNKRQHPRYSLQHEALIVAKGFTPASCGVANICAGGMLLSDIDSEKLTHHLREKPDCRVEVHIFCQYNGSEHHLRLLADTRRVEGRKVGIEFLQSQPQLVEMMLKIRQSASNMPSYTTRSKRQKLKEWFENAAERLIGNLLESFFANIETELNTRIASSAVLRDINAFRDAKVLFTQGRKKFKKDFIEHWHQELDLLFGARPMGEWTSSELELVDKTQFEDWLEVQMVATAVANRQRTRLFMLNQMLSQVSGKDIDDRWNPIGPAVLCQCLHYAVNSLQTPDPAKPVLYLAFERLLTRELGESTDEFIDMFKSHGLKAVPLDQMRTNWSEGRAKPRSPAPKVIEGAASDLESLDFSLDTPAASAPLHPQMRAPRGSILSLVRMQRGGYAPSRGVSEPGADYEYGATQLLQDLQQNQRELLGSLAQQDGTIREVVEIMAEGGRVHMPSDSQEVWDRVDLVDRIFAPLSSRNMPTELKGLINQLRMPLLFLLLKDSSFLDDSRHPARSVLNHFMALASADRVSSKSLEKVLNEVIDELSAGRLDAALLESVSSRLEQLVERQQRAFVRNAERIAKTCEGRDRLKRARKAVSRRISTLLAGAQVADVVLELLAAGWENFMVLALLKEGGDSDSVADYFAVIEQLHDWLGKDNDSEDLAFERELEGPAMLDLIEKELASSPDPQKASAVCKKLRAIFADDLAVTYTLVATYPTDEEADETGAESDFELAERWQERAHQLQVGDWVEMCEADTTQRMRLVWVGEDAYKFVFLTPQGLHEVHLDYSDLVTKMDRGQLARVQEGEVPFVDQSLYSIVQDLYHKMAIQAVHDPLTGCMHRHEFEKQLQYLATWVKNHDETAALIVFDIDQFGAINSNYGNAIGDRLLRDFSLLVDSWLDELRIELKLGRIGGNEFALLVSPASQDVALDAAERVCKQFSKHRFEAGEGHFSATLSVGVVMINGGSTDASALLNHASLACRSAKRAGGSRVKLFLEEDRDQAFQQEVLHWVSRIDQAIDDCDLWLRAQRIQSMDKSSDEHFYEILLGLNDQNGKPISPAAFIEAGERYKRSIYIDRWVVDNVLSWMRANPAKLENMGGFTINLSGHSLSDDGFLEFLEGHFRKGGFPAQKVCFEITETAAVASLHYTADFIRELKRTGCRFALDDFGTGFSSYAYLQSLPVDFLKIDGVFVRDIHENMTNYAMVRSINELGRFMGMATIAECVESVEVLEALSEIGVDWVQGYIVGKPVPLLDL from the coding sequence ATGCAAAACAACAAACGCCAACACCCCCGTTATTCGCTGCAACATGAGGCGCTTATCGTGGCCAAAGGGTTCACCCCTGCTTCCTGCGGGGTGGCCAACATTTGTGCTGGCGGTATGTTGTTGTCCGATATCGATTCGGAGAAGCTGACCCATCATTTGAGGGAAAAGCCCGACTGTCGGGTGGAAGTGCATATTTTCTGCCAGTACAACGGTAGCGAGCATCATCTCAGGTTGCTGGCCGATACCCGCAGGGTGGAGGGGCGCAAAGTGGGGATTGAGTTTCTGCAATCCCAACCGCAGCTGGTGGAAATGATGCTCAAGATCCGGCAAAGCGCGTCCAACATGCCCTCCTACACCACCCGCAGTAAACGACAGAAGCTGAAGGAGTGGTTTGAGAATGCGGCGGAGCGTCTTATCGGCAATCTGCTGGAGTCGTTCTTCGCTAATATCGAAACCGAGTTGAACACCCGTATCGCCTCCAGTGCGGTGTTGCGTGACATCAATGCGTTCCGGGACGCGAAAGTCCTGTTTACCCAGGGACGTAAAAAATTCAAGAAAGACTTCATTGAGCATTGGCATCAGGAGCTGGATTTGCTCTTCGGCGCCCGTCCCATGGGCGAGTGGACCTCCAGTGAGCTGGAGCTGGTGGATAAGACGCAGTTTGAAGACTGGCTGGAAGTGCAAATGGTGGCGACCGCCGTGGCGAACCGTCAGCGCACCCGTCTATTCATGCTGAACCAGATGCTCAGTCAGGTATCGGGCAAGGATATCGATGACCGTTGGAACCCGATTGGTCCGGCGGTGCTCTGTCAGTGCCTGCATTACGCCGTCAACTCCCTGCAGACGCCTGATCCGGCGAAGCCGGTGCTCTATCTCGCCTTTGAGCGTTTGCTGACGCGGGAGTTGGGAGAGTCCACCGATGAATTTATTGACATGTTCAAGTCCCACGGCCTTAAAGCCGTGCCCTTGGATCAGATGCGCACTAATTGGTCGGAAGGCCGCGCCAAACCGCGTTCACCGGCGCCAAAAGTTATCGAAGGCGCTGCTTCGGATTTGGAAAGTTTGGACTTCTCCCTGGACACTCCTGCCGCGTCTGCGCCTTTGCACCCCCAAATGCGCGCGCCCCGCGGCAGTATCCTTAGTCTGGTCAGGATGCAGCGTGGGGGATATGCGCCTTCCCGGGGCGTGTCAGAGCCCGGCGCAGATTACGAATACGGTGCTACCCAGCTGTTGCAGGATTTGCAGCAAAATCAACGCGAGCTGTTAGGTTCTCTGGCGCAGCAGGACGGAACCATCCGGGAAGTCGTGGAAATTATGGCGGAAGGCGGGCGTGTGCATATGCCTTCCGACTCGCAGGAGGTCTGGGATCGCGTTGATCTGGTGGATCGTATATTCGCGCCTCTTTCCTCGCGCAATATGCCTACGGAGTTGAAGGGGCTGATCAACCAGTTGCGTATGCCGTTGCTGTTTTTACTACTGAAAGACAGCTCGTTCCTGGATGACAGCCGCCATCCCGCCCGTAGTGTGCTCAACCATTTTATGGCTCTGGCCTCCGCAGATCGGGTTTCCAGCAAGAGTCTGGAAAAAGTGCTCAACGAGGTGATTGACGAACTCTCCGCAGGCCGGTTGGATGCGGCGTTGCTGGAGTCGGTCTCCAGTCGTCTGGAGCAACTGGTGGAGCGGCAGCAGCGCGCCTTTGTCCGCAACGCGGAACGCATCGCCAAAACCTGTGAGGGCCGTGATCGGCTGAAGCGGGCGCGCAAAGCGGTTTCGCGGCGCATCAGCACCCTATTGGCGGGCGCCCAGGTGGCCGACGTCGTTTTGGAGCTGCTGGCGGCGGGATGGGAAAACTTCATGGTGTTAGCGCTGCTGAAAGAAGGCGGCGATAGCGATAGCGTAGCGGACTACTTCGCCGTTATTGAGCAGTTGCACGACTGGCTAGGCAAAGATAACGACAGCGAGGATCTGGCGTTTGAGCGTGAGCTTGAAGGCCCCGCTATGCTGGATTTGATTGAAAAAGAGCTGGCCAGCAGCCCGGATCCCCAGAAGGCCTCCGCCGTTTGCAAAAAGTTACGCGCCATATTTGCAGATGATTTGGCGGTTACTTACACTTTGGTCGCCACTTACCCCACTGACGAGGAAGCCGATGAAACCGGCGCTGAGAGCGATTTTGAGCTGGCGGAACGCTGGCAGGAAAGAGCGCATCAGTTGCAGGTGGGGGATTGGGTGGAAATGTGCGAGGCGGATACTACTCAACGCATGCGTCTGGTGTGGGTTGGAGAGGATGCTTATAAATTTGTCTTTCTAACCCCCCAGGGTTTACATGAGGTGCACTTGGACTATAGCGATTTGGTGACAAAGATGGATCGGGGGCAGCTTGCGCGTGTGCAAGAGGGAGAAGTACCTTTTGTCGACCAAAGCCTTTATTCAATCGTCCAGGACCTCTACCACAAGATGGCCATACAGGCTGTCCACGATCCGCTTACCGGGTGCATGCACCGGCACGAATTCGAAAAGCAACTGCAATACCTCGCCACCTGGGTGAAAAATCACGATGAAACCGCAGCGTTGATTGTTTTCGATATCGATCAGTTTGGCGCAATCAACAGTAACTATGGCAACGCTATTGGCGATCGGCTTCTGCGCGACTTCAGCCTGCTGGTCGATAGCTGGCTGGATGAGTTGCGTATAGAGCTCAAATTAGGGCGTATCGGCGGCAATGAGTTCGCCCTGTTAGTTTCTCCTGCGAGCCAGGACGTTGCGTTGGACGCAGCGGAGCGAGTATGCAAGCAGTTTTCCAAACATCGCTTTGAAGCTGGGGAAGGCCACTTCTCTGCGACGCTCAGTGTTGGTGTCGTCATGATTAATGGCGGCAGCACCGACGCCAGCGCTTTATTGAATCACGCCAGTCTGGCTTGCCGCTCCGCCAAGCGTGCTGGCGGCAGCCGGGTAAAACTGTTCCTGGAAGAAGATCGCGATCAGGCGTTCCAGCAGGAAGTGCTGCATTGGGTCTCCCGGATAGATCAAGCGATAGACGATTGTGACCTGTGGCTGCGTGCGCAGCGCATTCAGTCGATGGATAAATCCAGCGATGAGCATTTCTACGAAATTCTACTGGGCCTGAACGACCAGAACGGCAAACCGATTTCTCCCGCCGCCTTTATCGAGGCGGGAGAGCGTTATAAGCGCTCCATTTATATCGACCGCTGGGTGGTGGATAACGTATTGTCCTGGATGCGCGCCAATCCCGCCAAGCTGGAAAATATGGGCGGCTTCACTATTAACCTGTCTGGACACTCTCTCAGTGACGACGGCTTTTTGGAGTTTCTTGAGGGCCATTTCCGCAAAGGCGGTTTTCCTGCGCAGAAAGTTTGTTTCGAGATCACTGAAACCGCTGCGGTCGCCAGCTTGCACTATACCGCTGACTTTATTCGTGAGCTGAAACGCACTGGCTGCCGGTTCGCCCTGGACGACTTCGGTACGGGCTTCTCTTCTTACGCCTACTTGCAAAGCTTGCCTGTAGACTTTCTCAAGATTGACGGCGTGTTTGTCCGCGATATACATGAAAACATGACCAACTACGCTATGGTGCGCTCCATTAATGAACTGGGACGTTTCATGGGCATGGCGACGATCGCCGAGTGTGTGGAGAGTGTGGAGGTGCTCGAAGCCTTGAGTGAGATTGGCGTGGATTGGGTGCAAGGGTATATCGTTGGCAAACCCGTTCCTTTGCTGGATCTTTAG
- a CDS encoding TetR/AcrR family transcriptional regulator, producing the protein MAYRETEKVRARKETIKLRLFKAAEELISEAGFKGASVAAIAARAGVATGTVYRYFPDKSTLCAEVFRHVTQREVDQVAASLNAPGDIDVRLRLAIATFARRALRGRRLAYALIAEPVDPVLDQERLNYRQAYAELFSQTIAEGVKSAALRPQNPEVSGAALVGALAESLIGPLAEQIKSYVPGLSSDLQPPITADHPIVMDIAEFCINAVGPIPKR; encoded by the coding sequence ATGGCTTACCGAGAAACAGAGAAAGTGCGGGCGCGCAAAGAAACTATCAAATTGCGCCTGTTCAAGGCCGCAGAAGAGCTCATTTCCGAAGCCGGCTTCAAAGGAGCCTCTGTTGCGGCTATCGCCGCTCGCGCCGGCGTCGCCACTGGGACGGTGTATCGCTACTTTCCAGACAAATCCACGCTCTGCGCCGAAGTCTTTCGCCATGTCACCCAACGCGAAGTGGATCAGGTCGCCGCCTCGCTCAACGCGCCAGGCGACATTGATGTCCGATTGCGCCTTGCGATCGCCACCTTCGCACGCCGAGCTTTACGCGGTAGACGTCTCGCCTATGCGCTCATTGCAGAACCCGTGGACCCGGTGTTGGATCAAGAACGTCTGAACTACCGCCAGGCCTACGCAGAACTCTTCAGCCAAACCATAGCGGAAGGCGTCAAATCCGCAGCGCTACGTCCACAGAATCCTGAAGTCAGCGGCGCTGCGCTGGTTGGGGCATTGGCGGAATCCCTGATCGGCCCCCTCGCCGAACAGATCAAATCCTACGTCCCAGGCCTTAGCAGCGACCTGCAACCGCCCATCACGGCGGACCATCCTATCGTCATGGATATTGCAGAATTCTGCATTAATGCTGTCGGGCCTATTCCAAAGCGCTGA
- a CDS encoding thioredoxin domain-containing protein, whose translation MFALGLLIATLLHSARFSQSALSAPATGDSLFTLQGAEYTPEQLPYAEAAALFELEQQVFERKSQILENAALQVHFQNLAKARNVSKEQIRDELIEIKPVTDEEVSQFFEANKQQIQRPFYEIKDAIKDALQKERLQRAEHDLIASLKKQGQLSLHLTEPNAPVADLQLEGYPVRGAAQAPVSIVEFADFRCPHCKHASHTLRKILEKQSDSVRWTMVDFPVTGKTSVYLAQAAYCAGKQDKYWEFHDALFDYEGKLNEASVAGVAEKLGLDAAKIEECAASPEAAQFVEKEQNQAMALGLRGTPAIFINGLPFHGDNLEAALEEAVNAAVARSRAG comes from the coding sequence ATGTTTGCGCTTGGTCTCTTGATCGCCACGCTTCTGCACTCGGCCCGCTTCTCCCAGAGCGCCCTGTCAGCCCCAGCAACAGGCGACTCGTTGTTCACACTACAAGGCGCGGAATATACGCCGGAGCAACTGCCATATGCCGAGGCCGCCGCGCTGTTCGAGCTTGAACAACAGGTTTTTGAACGTAAGTCACAAATTCTGGAAAACGCTGCGCTTCAGGTGCATTTTCAAAACCTGGCGAAAGCGCGGAATGTCTCCAAAGAGCAGATCCGAGATGAACTGATTGAGATCAAACCCGTCACTGACGAAGAAGTCTCGCAGTTTTTTGAGGCCAACAAGCAACAAATCCAGCGTCCCTTCTACGAAATCAAAGACGCGATTAAGGACGCCTTACAGAAAGAGCGTCTACAACGCGCAGAACACGATCTCATCGCAAGCCTGAAAAAGCAGGGGCAGCTCAGTTTACACCTGACTGAGCCCAACGCTCCCGTCGCGGATCTGCAACTGGAAGGCTACCCCGTCCGCGGCGCCGCCCAGGCGCCTGTCAGTATTGTGGAGTTTGCGGACTTCCGTTGTCCTCATTGCAAACATGCCTCGCATACTTTACGCAAGATACTTGAGAAACAAAGCGACAGCGTGCGCTGGACCATGGTGGACTTCCCTGTGACCGGCAAAACCTCCGTGTATCTGGCCCAGGCCGCCTACTGCGCCGGCAAGCAGGATAAATACTGGGAATTCCATGACGCGCTCTTTGATTACGAAGGAAAACTAAACGAAGCCTCAGTGGCTGGCGTCGCCGAAAAACTCGGTCTTGATGCCGCCAAAATCGAAGAGTGCGCCGCCAGTCCGGAAGCCGCTCAGTTTGTGGAGAAAGAACAAAATCAGGCGATGGCGCTGGGACTTCGCGGCACGCCAGCAATCTTCATTAATGGTCTCCCATTCCATGGCGACAACCTGGAAGCCGCGCTGGAAGAAGCCGTCAACGCCGCCGTTGCGCGCTCCCGCGCGGGCTGA
- a CDS encoding DUF503 domain-containing protein, whose product MNNESRVMHGFVIRLEFQLQGCSSLKEKRQRTSGVREKLGRQPHLAIIESGQTDSLQTGEWTLILLAPNRATADRHLSQLEQTLAQSLDARITLFEQEPL is encoded by the coding sequence ATGAATAACGAGAGTCGCGTCATGCATGGTTTCGTCATTAGGTTAGAGTTTCAGCTACAAGGGTGCTCCTCACTAAAAGAAAAACGTCAGCGCACCAGCGGCGTCCGCGAGAAACTGGGACGACAGCCGCACTTGGCGATTATCGAATCGGGACAGACGGACAGCTTACAAACCGGCGAGTGGACCCTGATCCTTTTGGCGCCCAACCGAGCGACAGCGGACAGACATCTCTCACAGCTTGAGCAAACTCTGGCGCAAAGCCTGGACGCTCGCATCACGCTCTTCGAACAAGAACCATTGTAA